A segment of the Vibrio aquimaris genome:
ATTGTGCCTGATTTGGAGTACGTGGTTTTATGACACCTTTTTTGGTTTTGATGAAGACTTCCTTGCCATATTCGATATCAGGCTGACTGTCTTGTTCAAGAACCCCGGTTTCTTTGATGGCGAGGTGGATTTGTTCAGGTTCTATGTCTGGGATATTGCCTTTTATTGGCGCTGTGCCTACGTAGAGCGTTTTTATAATGTTCAGAGCTGCAGCTGATGTATGGGGCTTACCCACTATGGTAAAAAAGTTGCCTCGGTAGCTGATTTCTATGCCTAAACGGCGCTCTAAGTGTTTGATATTGTCATCGAAGGGGCCGCAAAGGCTAGCAAGACGGCGATTATCAGAAGGTTCCAGATTGATTTCTAGAGTTACAATTTTATTGCTCAAAGTTGCCTCTCATGTTTGCCATTAGCAGAGTCCGATTTCGACCGGACTCTCATGGCGCTGTATTCCTCTATCTAAGATGGTCACTTAGATAACTATTTTCAAGGTTACGGAGTAAAGGTTGCTACTCCGAGTTCATCTTCGCGCTTTGTTCTCGCCATCATTTGAGTGGGAGAAATGACGGTTCTCAGGTCCATGTCATTCTCTGTACGAATAATTTCGCCACGCAGTGAGTTAGCAAACACGTCAGTGATCTTGACGTCCACAAATTGGCCAATAAGCTCTGCGTTACCCTCAAAATTCACCACACGGTTATTCTCTGTACGTGCGCGAAGCTCCATTAGATTCTTTTTAGACGGCCCTTCAACGAGAACTCGCTGTTCTGTGCCAAGCATTAAACGAGAGTAACGCATTGCTTGGGCATTGATTGTTTGCTGCAACTCATACAGGCGATCTTTTTTGGTCTGTTCTGATAGATCACATGGATAATCAGCAGCAGGCGTCCCCGGGCGAGGAGAGAATATGAAACTAAAACTCATGTCAAAGTCGACGTCTTTAATCAGCTTCATTGTCGCCTGATGATCCATATCAGACTCACCAGGGAAACCAACAATAAAGTCAGAACTTATCTGAATATCAGGTCGAGCTTTGCGTAATTTACGTATAATGGACTTGTATTCAATGCCTGTGTGTGGACGCTTCATCATAGTCAAGATGCGATCGCTGCCGCTTTGCACCGGAAGGTGTAAGAAGCTAACCAGTTCAGGTGTATCTTCGTAAACAGCGATAATATCGTCTGTAAACTCGAGAGGATGGCTTGTTGTAAAGCGAATACGGTCAATACCATCAATCGATGCGACAAGACGAAGGAGCTCTGCGAAAGAGCACACATCACCTTCGTGTGTCAAACCACGGTAGGCGTTCACATTTTGGCCGAGTAGG
Coding sequences within it:
- the miaB gene encoding tRNA (N6-isopentenyl adenosine(37)-C2)-methylthiotransferase MiaB — its product is MSKKLLIKTWGCQMNEYDSSKMADLLNATNGYELTEEPEEADVLLLNTCSIREKAQEKVFHQLGRWKTLKDKKQGVVIGVGGCVATQEGDHIRERAPFVDVIFGPQTLHRLPEMIKQSQNDDAPVMDISFPEIEKFDRLPEPRAEGATAFVSIMEGCSKYCTYCVVPYTRGEEVSRPLDDVLFEIAQLADQGVREVNLLGQNVNAYRGLTHEGDVCSFAELLRLVASIDGIDRIRFTTSHPLEFTDDIIAVYEDTPELVSFLHLPVQSGSDRILTMMKRPHTGIEYKSIIRKLRKARPDIQISSDFIVGFPGESDMDHQATMKLIKDVDFDMSFSFIFSPRPGTPAADYPCDLSEQTKKDRLYELQQTINAQAMRYSRLMLGTEQRVLVEGPSKKNLMELRARTENNRVVNFEGNAELIGQFVDVKITDVFANSLRGEIIRTENDMDLRTVISPTQMMARTKREDELGVATFTP